The following are from one region of the Stanieria sp. NIES-3757 genome:
- a CDS encoding phosphate ABC transporter periplasmic phosphate-binding protein, with product MISVKFSQRQVWLTSLLALTLSIGACGGSQTTAPSGEQSQTPASGGGQSVSLTGAGASFPAPLYQRWFSEYNKQNPNVQISYQSVGSGAGVEQFTQGTVDFGASDVAMTDEEIAQVERGVVLLPMTAGSIVLGYNLPDVQGLKLSRQVYTDILLGKITKWNDPAIAEINPDLQLPDQNITVVYRSDGSGTTGVFTKHLTEISPEWQEKVGEGKTVSWPTGIGAKGNEGVTAQILQTEGSIGYIEYGYAEQQDIPIASLENKSGNYIEPSPESAAKTLEAVTLPENLRAFIADPEGTDSYPIVSYTWIMAYKQYDANKGQAFKDVINWALTEGQTYSEELGYVPLPEPVVQKVEAALETIQVQ from the coding sequence ATGATTTCTGTAAAATTTTCTCAAAGACAAGTATGGTTAACTTCTTTACTTGCTCTTACTCTTAGTATTGGTGCTTGTGGTGGTTCTCAAACTACTGCACCTTCTGGCGAACAGTCTCAAACACCAGCTTCAGGAGGCGGTCAATCTGTATCTTTAACAGGTGCTGGAGCAAGTTTTCCTGCTCCACTTTATCAAAGATGGTTTTCTGAATACAATAAACAGAATCCTAATGTTCAAATCAGCTATCAATCTGTAGGAAGTGGTGCTGGAGTTGAGCAATTTACTCAAGGAACTGTAGACTTTGGTGCTAGTGATGTGGCCATGACAGATGAAGAAATCGCTCAAGTAGAAAGGGGAGTTGTTTTACTTCCAATGACTGCTGGTAGTATTGTTTTGGGTTATAATCTTCCTGATGTTCAGGGATTAAAACTATCTCGCCAAGTCTATACAGATATTTTATTAGGTAAAATTACTAAATGGAACGATCCTGCGATCGCGGAAATTAATCCAGATTTACAGTTACCAGATCAAAACATTACTGTAGTTTATCGTTCTGATGGTAGTGGTACAACTGGAGTATTTACTAAACATCTCACTGAGATTAGTCCTGAATGGCAAGAAAAAGTAGGAGAGGGAAAAACAGTTTCTTGGCCGACAGGAATTGGTGCGAAAGGAAACGAAGGGGTTACGGCTCAAATTTTACAAACAGAAGGCTCAATTGGCTATATTGAATACGGCTATGCTGAACAGCAAGACATTCCTATTGCTTCTTTAGAAAATAAATCAGGAAATTATATTGAACCTTCTCCCGAGTCTGCTGCTAAAACTTTAGAAGCAGTAACATTACCAGAAAATCTTCGTGCTTTTATTGCAGATCCAGAGGGAACTGATTCTTATCCAATTGTTTCCTATACTTGGATTATGGCTTATAAACAATATGATGCTAATAAAGGTCAGGCTTTTAAAGATGTCATTAATTGGGCTTTAACTGAAGGACAAACTTACTCTGAAGAATTGGGTTATGTACCTTTGCCAGAACCTGTGGTGCAAAAAGTAGAAGCTGCACTAGAAACTATTCAAGTTCAGTAA
- a CDS encoding Carbohydrate-selective porin OprB has product MNKLFWNLLKVTPALIGASLFTANSTLAQTVNGTADSVGNTLEQIDRYNEQNSNQPMSQVTNVNQLRDVSPTDWAYEALRSLVDRYGCIAGYPNQTYRGNQALSRYEFAAGLNSCLNQIERLIASSESVLREDLDTINRLTQEFEAELATLGGRVDDLESRTAFLEDHQFSTTTKLKGEAIFAVVDTFGEGDDSQVTLSDRVRLNFDTSFTGKDRLRTRLQAGNVPDLADVTGTDMARLGFDANNDNNIEIDELYYTSSIGDNVNFYVGAAGLDFDDIFDVTNPVLESSGTGALSRFNRYNPLVFRSTQGAGLGATVGLGETLEFTAAYLVDSGVSDPSEGEGLFNGSYSAGGQIKFTPIENLDIAATYVHGFQTEDSVNLSGSTGSEIAADPFDDGNAVAADRFGLGATYQIGSKFNVAAFGGYAMSQDLVTENEADLWTWGANIALLDFGKEGAELVVGGGMPPKVSDGDGITEDPDTSYLIEALYKFPVNDNILLTPGAYVILNPDHNDNNDTTWVGVLRTTFQF; this is encoded by the coding sequence ATGAATAAACTTTTCTGGAATTTACTTAAAGTAACTCCGGCTCTAATTGGTGCTTCCTTATTTACAGCTAACAGCACTTTAGCTCAAACAGTTAATGGTACGGCTGATTCAGTAGGAAATACTCTAGAGCAAATCGATCGCTACAACGAGCAAAATAGCAATCAACCCATGTCTCAGGTAACTAACGTTAATCAGTTACGAGACGTATCTCCTACGGACTGGGCTTATGAAGCATTACGCAGCCTAGTAGATCGTTATGGTTGTATTGCAGGTTACCCCAATCAAACTTATCGCGGTAATCAAGCTTTATCACGTTATGAATTTGCAGCAGGTTTAAATTCCTGTTTAAATCAAATTGAACGTTTAATTGCGTCTTCTGAATCTGTTTTAAGAGAAGACCTCGATACGATCAATCGACTCACTCAAGAATTTGAAGCAGAACTCGCTACTTTAGGTGGTCGAGTTGACGATCTTGAAAGTCGTACTGCTTTCCTTGAAGATCATCAATTCTCTACTACTACTAAATTAAAAGGGGAAGCGATTTTCGCCGTAGTAGATACTTTTGGTGAAGGTGATGACTCTCAAGTAACTCTAAGCGATCGCGTTCGGTTAAACTTCGATACTAGCTTCACTGGTAAAGACCGTTTACGCACTCGTTTACAAGCGGGTAATGTACCTGATCTTGCTGATGTCACTGGAACCGATATGGCTCGTTTAGGCTTTGATGCCAACAACGACAATAATATCGAAATTGACGAGTTATATTACACCTCTAGTATTGGGGACAATGTCAATTTTTACGTCGGTGCAGCAGGACTTGATTTTGACGATATCTTTGATGTTACTAACCCAGTATTAGAAAGTAGCGGTACTGGTGCTTTATCTCGTTTCAATCGTTATAATCCCCTTGTCTTCCGTAGTACACAGGGTGCTGGTCTTGGTGCCACAGTTGGTTTGGGAGAAACATTAGAATTTACTGCTGCTTACCTGGTTGATAGTGGTGTTTCCGATCCTTCTGAAGGCGAAGGTCTGTTTAATGGTTCTTACAGCGCGGGCGGACAGATCAAATTTACTCCTATAGAAAATTTGGATATCGCTGCTACTTACGTTCATGGTTTTCAAACTGAGGACAGCGTTAACTTAAGTGGTAGTACTGGTAGCGAAATTGCTGCGGATCCCTTCGATGATGGTAATGCTGTTGCTGCTGATAGATTTGGTTTAGGTGCTACTTACCAAATTGGCAGTAAATTTAACGTTGCTGCTTTCGGTGGTTACGCTATGTCTCAAGACCTAGTCACTGAAAATGAAGCTGACCTCTGGACTTGGGGTGCTAATATTGCTCTACTTGACTTCGGAAAAGAGGGTGCTGAACTCGTTGTTGGTGGTGGTATGCCTCCTAAAGTGTCTGATGGTGACGGAATTACTGAAGACCCAGATACTTCTTATCTGATCGAAGCACTTTACAAATTCCCCGTCAACGACAACATTCTACTTACTCCTGGTGCGTATGTGATCCTCAACCCCGATCACAATGACAACAATGACACCACTTGGGTTGGAGTACTTCGCACTACTTTCCAATTCTAA
- the uvrB gene encoding excinuclease ABC subunit B — protein MSGFQLQAPFQATGDQPSAIAQLTKSIQAGNRFQTLLGATGTGKTFSIANVIDKIGKPTLVLAHNKTLAAQLCNELRQFFPDNAVEYFISYYDYYQPEAYIPVTDTYIEKTASINDEIDMLRHSATRSLFERQDVIVVASISCIYGLGMPAEYLKAAVPLEVGKEIDQRELLRDLVSVQYNRNDIEIERGRFRVKGDVLEIVPAYEDRIIRIEFFGDEIEALRYVDPVTGEILQSLQRISIYPARHFVTPEDQLERACYDIKVELENRLIELEQAGKLLEAQRLEQRTRYDLELLQEVGYCNGVENYSRHLAGRKPGEPPECLVDYFPKDWLLVIDESHVTVPQIRGMYNGDRARKQVLIEHGFRLPSAADNRPLKSEEFWQKVSQCIFVSATPGKWEIEQSEDRIIEQIIRPTGVIDPEIFVRPTDGQVDDLLGEIKARINKQERVLITTLTKKMAEDLTEYFQERGVRVQYLHSEIKSIERIEILQALREGGFDVLIGVNLLREGLDLPEVSLVAILDADKEGFLRSESSIIQTIGRAARHVKGEAILYADNLTDSMARAIEETERRRNIQIAYNKRNGIIPQPIVKKSSNSILAFLDISRRLNNEQLEEVYEQLDELPLEKVPELIEQLELKMKEAAKNLEFEEAAKYRDRIKHLREKLLGHNFSESISK, from the coding sequence ATGAGCGGATTTCAGCTACAAGCACCATTTCAAGCGACGGGAGATCAACCTAGTGCGATCGCGCAATTGACTAAATCGATTCAAGCAGGAAATCGATTTCAAACTTTATTAGGCGCAACTGGAACGGGAAAAACTTTTTCTATTGCCAATGTCATTGACAAGATTGGGAAACCTACGTTGGTTTTGGCACATAATAAAACTCTAGCAGCGCAACTATGTAACGAGTTACGTCAGTTTTTTCCCGACAATGCAGTCGAATATTTTATCAGTTACTACGATTATTACCAGCCAGAAGCTTATATTCCCGTTACAGATACTTATATTGAGAAAACCGCTTCGATCAATGATGAGATTGATATGTTGCGTCACTCGGCAACGCGATCGCTTTTTGAACGCCAAGATGTGATTGTGGTGGCTTCGATCAGTTGTATTTATGGTTTGGGTATGCCAGCCGAATATTTGAAAGCTGCCGTACCTTTAGAAGTAGGCAAGGAAATCGATCAACGGGAGTTATTGAGAGATTTAGTATCCGTTCAATACAATCGTAACGATATTGAGATTGAAAGGGGACGTTTTCGAGTTAAGGGAGATGTTTTAGAAATCGTTCCTGCTTATGAAGATCGCATCATTCGGATCGAATTTTTTGGTGATGAGATTGAAGCTTTGCGCTATGTCGATCCTGTTACGGGAGAAATTTTACAAAGTTTACAACGAATTAGTATTTATCCTGCCCGTCACTTTGTTACACCAGAAGATCAACTAGAACGAGCTTGTTATGATATTAAAGTAGAGTTGGAAAATCGTTTAATTGAATTAGAACAAGCAGGAAAATTATTAGAAGCCCAAAGATTAGAACAGCGTACTCGCTACGATTTAGAATTGCTACAAGAAGTAGGATACTGTAACGGTGTCGAAAACTATTCTCGTCATTTAGCAGGCAGAAAACCGGGCGAACCCCCAGAATGTTTGGTCGATTATTTTCCGAAAGATTGGTTACTGGTAATTGATGAATCTCATGTTACTGTACCGCAAATACGAGGAATGTACAACGGCGATCGCGCTCGTAAACAAGTTTTAATTGAACATGGTTTTCGTCTACCTTCTGCTGCTGATAATCGTCCCTTAAAATCTGAAGAGTTTTGGCAAAAAGTCAGTCAATGTATCTTTGTTTCTGCTACTCCTGGAAAATGGGAAATTGAACAATCTGAAGACAGAATTATCGAGCAAATTATCCGTCCTACAGGCGTAATTGATCCAGAAATTTTTGTTCGTCCTACTGATGGACAAGTTGATGATTTATTAGGAGAAATCAAAGCCAGAATTAACAAGCAAGAAAGAGTTTTAATTACAACTTTAACTAAAAAAATGGCGGAAGATTTAACTGAATATTTCCAAGAAAGAGGTGTTCGAGTTCAATATCTTCATTCAGAAATTAAATCAATTGAACGAATTGAAATTTTACAAGCTTTAAGAGAAGGAGGATTTGATGTTTTAATCGGGGTAAATTTGCTGCGAGAAGGCTTAGATTTACCTGAAGTATCTTTAGTAGCAATTTTAGATGCAGATAAAGAAGGATTTTTGCGATCGGAAAGTTCAATTATTCAAACTATTGGTAGGGCAGCCCGTCATGTAAAAGGTGAGGCTATTTTATATGCCGATAATTTAACCGATAGTATGGCTCGTGCTATAGAAGAAACGGAAAGAAGACGTAATATCCAGATTGCTTATAACAAAAGAAACGGTATTATTCCTCAACCGATTGTTAAAAAATCTAGCAATTCAATTTTAGCTTTCTTAGATATTTCTCGTCGTTTAAATAATGAACAATTAGAAGAAGTTTACGAACAATTAGATGAATTACCGTTAGAAAAAGTTCCCGAGTTAATTGAACAATTAGAATTAAAAATGAAAGAAGCTGCTAAAAACTTAGAATTTGAAGAGGCTGCCAAATATCGAGATAGAATTAAACATTTACGTGAAAAGTTATTAGGGCATAATTTTTCAGAATCAATTTCAAAGTGA
- a CDS encoding 2-isopropylmalate synthase codes for METSQERIIIFDTTLRDGEQSPGATLNVEEKLTIARALARLGVDVIEAGFPYASPGDFEAVSKVAGEIGTLDGPIICGLARATQADIKTAAEALKPAAKGRIHTFLATSDIHLQYKLRKTRQEVLAIVPEMVAYAKSFVDDVEFSPEDAGRSDPEFLYQVLEVAIAAGATTINIPDTVGYTTPSEFGALIKGIKDNVPNIDRAIISVHGHNDLGLAVANFLEAVKNGARQLECTINGIGERAGNAALEELVMALHVRRQYFNPFLGRPAESTEPLTKIDTKQIYKTSRMVSNLTGMMVQPNKAIVGANAFAHESGIHQDGVLKNKLTYEIMDAQLIGLTDNQIILGKHSGRNAFRSRLKELGYELNEVELNKAFVRFKEVADKKKEISDWDLEAIVNDEIRQPPELFRLELVQVSCGDNSCPTATVTVRTPAGEELTDAAIGTGPVDAVYKAINRVVNVPNELIEFSVQSVTAGIDAIGEVTIRLRHQDRIYSGRAANTDIIVASARAYIQALNRLYAALQAKTQENPTESAVAS; via the coding sequence ATGGAAACGTCACAAGAGCGCATCATTATTTTCGACACCACACTTCGCGATGGCGAGCAATCTCCCGGAGCTACTTTAAATGTAGAGGAAAAACTTACAATTGCCCGAGCTTTGGCACGATTAGGAGTCGATGTAATTGAGGCGGGTTTCCCTTATGCTAGTCCAGGAGATTTTGAAGCAGTTAGTAAGGTTGCTGGAGAAATTGGTACGCTAGATGGGCCTATTATTTGTGGTTTAGCAAGAGCAACTCAAGCAGATATTAAAACGGCAGCAGAAGCTTTAAAACCAGCAGCTAAAGGTAGAATTCATACTTTTTTGGCGACTTCTGATATTCATTTACAATATAAGTTGCGTAAAACCAGACAAGAGGTGTTAGCTATTGTGCCTGAGATGGTGGCTTATGCTAAATCTTTTGTAGATGATGTCGAGTTTTCCCCTGAAGATGCAGGTAGAAGCGATCCGGAATTTCTCTATCAGGTCTTAGAAGTTGCGATCGCAGCAGGAGCAACTACAATTAATATTCCTGATACAGTTGGTTATACCACCCCTAGTGAATTTGGGGCGTTAATTAAGGGAATTAAAGATAACGTTCCTAATATAGATCGGGCAATTATTTCTGTTCACGGACATAACGATTTGGGTTTAGCGGTAGCTAATTTCTTGGAAGCAGTCAAAAATGGCGCGAGACAGTTAGAGTGTACCATTAATGGTATCGGTGAAAGGGCTGGTAATGCAGCTTTAGAAGAGTTGGTGATGGCACTTCACGTCCGTCGTCAGTATTTTAATCCTTTCTTGGGTAGACCAGCAGAATCAACTGAACCTTTAACTAAGATTGATACCAAACAAATTTATAAAACTTCTCGGATGGTATCTAATCTAACTGGAATGATGGTACAACCGAATAAAGCGATCGTTGGTGCTAATGCTTTTGCCCATGAATCTGGTATTCACCAAGATGGTGTGCTGAAGAATAAGTTAACTTATGAAATTATGGATGCCCAGTTGATTGGGTTGACGGATAATCAAATTATTTTGGGCAAACATTCTGGTCGTAATGCTTTCCGTAGTCGTCTTAAAGAATTGGGTTACGAATTAAACGAAGTTGAATTAAATAAAGCTTTTGTACGCTTTAAAGAGGTTGCTGATAAGAAAAAAGAAATCAGTGATTGGGATTTAGAAGCAATTGTTAACGATGAGATTCGTCAGCCTCCTGAACTGTTTCGTTTAGAATTAGTACAAGTTTCTTGTGGTGATAATTCTTGTCCTACTGCTACAGTAACGGTGAGAACTCCCGCAGGAGAAGAATTAACTGATGCTGCGATTGGGACAGGGCCAGTAGATGCAGTATATAAAGCAATTAATCGAGTGGTTAATGTTCCTAATGAACTGATCGAATTTTCAGTACAATCTGTGACTGCTGGAATTGATGCAATTGGCGAAGTAACGATTCGTTTACGTCATCAAGACCGAATTTATTCTGGTCGTGCAGCTAATACTGATATTATTGTGGCTTCTGCCCGTGCTTATATTCAAGCATTAAATCGCCTTTATGCAGCTTTGCAAGCAAAAACTCAAGAAAATCCAACTGAGTCAGCAGTGGCTAGTTAA
- a CDS encoding phosphate uptake regulator, PhoU, giving the protein MTLSSQAHHPERTNFDRSIRRVQQDVMRMGTLVEESFRLSHQSLFEQNLEAAQKIIFLDQRIDQYYRQIELDCSTLMTLEAPVAQDLRLLSAFMQLVRDLERIGDYAQDISEMAIKLVKYPPHPCLKEIEAMSNHAQLMLATSLVALADLDRTAGARVKKLDDVVDEAYEHLYETLAYSRDVKGVVEPILLLGLIIRHLERMADHATNIAQRVSYIVTGQRK; this is encoded by the coding sequence GTGACTTTATCCTCTCAAGCTCATCATCCTGAAAGAACTAACTTTGATCGCTCAATTAGACGAGTGCAACAAGATGTTATGCGTATGGGTACTCTCGTAGAGGAGTCGTTTCGCTTAAGTCATCAATCTCTATTTGAGCAAAATTTAGAAGCAGCCCAAAAAATAATTTTTTTAGATCAAAGAATCGACCAATATTATCGTCAAATTGAATTAGATTGCTCAACTCTAATGACATTAGAAGCTCCTGTAGCTCAAGATTTAAGGCTATTAAGTGCCTTTATGCAGCTAGTGAGAGATTTAGAGCGTATTGGTGATTATGCTCAAGATATTTCTGAAATGGCAATTAAATTAGTTAAATATCCTCCTCATCCTTGCCTGAAAGAAATTGAAGCTATGTCCAATCATGCTCAGTTGATGTTAGCTACCAGTTTAGTCGCTTTAGCAGATTTGGATCGAACTGCAGGAGCAAGAGTGAAAAAATTAGATGATGTTGTCGATGAAGCATACGAACATCTCTATGAAACTTTAGCCTACTCAAGAGATGTTAAGGGTGTAGTTGAACCAATTTTATTGTTAGGGCTAATTATTCGCCATTTGGAAAGAATGGCAGATCATGCTACCAACATTGCTCAAAGAGTTTCTTACATTGTTACTGGACAAAGAAAATAG
- a CDS encoding hypothetical protein (protein of unknown function DUF88) has translation MDCPNNCLRDRLSIFVDGNNMFYAQQKNGWFFDPRKVLDFFTKDPTVVLVNAFWYTGLKDAQDQRGFRDALISLGYTVRTKILKEYYDDVSGRYSQKANLDIEIVVDMFNTVEQYDRVILFSGDGDFERAIELLRSKNTHITVVSTEGMIARELRNATDRYIDLNDIRPYIEKSDY, from the coding sequence ATGGATTGTCCTAATAATTGTTTGAGAGACCGTCTCTCTATTTTTGTAGACGGCAATAATATGTTTTATGCACAACAAAAAAATGGTTGGTTTTTTGATCCAAGAAAAGTTTTAGATTTTTTTACTAAAGATCCAACGGTAGTTTTAGTTAATGCTTTTTGGTATACAGGATTAAAAGATGCCCAAGATCAACGAGGATTTAGAGATGCTTTGATTAGTTTGGGATATACAGTACGTACTAAAATTCTTAAAGAATATTATGATGATGTCTCTGGACGTTATTCTCAAAAAGCTAATTTAGATATAGAAATTGTTGTCGATATGTTTAATACAGTTGAGCAATATGACCGAGTAATTTTATTTAGTGGAGATGGCGATTTTGAACGAGCAATTGAATTATTAAGATCAAAAAATACCCACATAACTGTCGTTTCTACGGAGGGAATGATCGCCAGAGAATTAAGAAATGCTACAGATAGATATATAGATTTAAACGATATTCGACCTTATATTGAAAAAAGTGATTATTGA
- a CDS encoding glycoside hydrolase family 3 domain protein encodes MSQLIPDWQELSLKQQIGQMVVVRASGYLFDHQIRYPAWEVSTPKLKQWLEELSLGGVILLGGSAAELSLKTQQLQAWAKIPLLIAADIEEGVGQRFPGATWFPPPMALGEIATEDLSLAQQYATAMGKITAQEALAVGINWLLAPVVDVNNNPDNPVINIRAFGENSQIVSSLTSAFIEGAKTHPILTTAKHFPGHGDTATDSHLDLPTIPHPDSRLNQIELPPFQNAIASKVDSIMTAHLMIPAWDRDYPATLSTTILTGKLRQELGFEGLIVTDALIMGGITKYASPVEIAVMAVAAGVDILLMPSDPEEAIEAIYQAVRSGKLSESLIHRALQRIWQAKQKLLPDSPNLNQLSQPQATVTVNSILRDSLQIGGNLPLKPQSGQNLRNLIVVDDVLNCSFLDLQTPAVVIPQKFGYQRQIIDQNSLVSAQSDSSSTLLQVFIRGNPFRGTAGLTKVAQEFYQQLLRSGKIEGLIIYGSPYVKDWFVAQLTTELPWVFSYGQMDLAQGMALKVLFGLSATETSSSKNQSNFGF; translated from the coding sequence GTGTCTCAATTGATCCCCGATTGGCAAGAGCTTTCTCTTAAACAACAAATCGGACAAATGGTGGTAGTACGTGCCTCTGGCTATTTGTTCGATCACCAAATTCGTTATCCTGCCTGGGAAGTTTCTACTCCTAAGTTAAAACAATGGTTAGAGGAATTATCTTTGGGTGGGGTAATTTTATTAGGTGGTAGCGCAGCAGAATTATCTTTGAAAACACAACAGTTACAAGCTTGGGCAAAAATTCCTTTATTGATCGCAGCAGATATTGAGGAAGGAGTGGGACAAAGATTTCCAGGTGCGACTTGGTTTCCTCCGCCAATGGCTTTAGGAGAAATTGCTACTGAGGATTTATCTCTGGCTCAACAGTATGCCACTGCTATGGGTAAGATTACCGCTCAAGAAGCTTTGGCAGTGGGTATTAATTGGTTACTTGCACCAGTCGTAGATGTTAATAATAACCCTGATAATCCTGTAATTAATATTCGTGCGTTTGGTGAAAATTCCCAGATTGTTAGTAGTTTAACTTCCGCTTTTATTGAAGGAGCAAAAACCCATCCAATTTTAACTACTGCTAAACATTTTCCTGGACATGGTGATACTGCTACCGACTCTCATCTTGATTTACCAACTATCCCTCACCCCGACTCGCGATTAAATCAAATTGAATTACCACCTTTTCAAAATGCGATCGCGTCTAAAGTAGATAGTATCATGACGGCTCATCTGATGATTCCTGCTTGGGATCGCGATTATCCTGCCACCCTTTCTACAACCATTCTCACAGGTAAACTAAGACAAGAACTAGGATTTGAGGGTTTAATTGTTACCGATGCGTTAATTATGGGAGGAATAACCAAATATGCCTCTCCAGTAGAAATAGCCGTGATGGCAGTAGCAGCAGGTGTAGATATTTTATTAATGCCTAGCGATCCCGAAGAAGCAATTGAAGCAATTTATCAAGCAGTGCGATCAGGTAAATTAAGCGAATCCCTTATTCATCGAGCGTTACAACGGATTTGGCAAGCCAAACAAAAACTCTTACCTGATTCCCCCAATCTCAACCAGCTTTCACAACCACAAGCAACTGTAACTGTTAATTCGATTCTGCGTGATTCTCTCCAAATAGGGGGTAATTTGCCCTTAAAACCTCAATCAGGACAAAATTTACGCAACCTCATTGTAGTTGATGATGTTCTTAATTGTTCTTTTCTTGATCTTCAAACTCCAGCAGTGGTAATTCCTCAGAAATTCGGCTACCAAAGACAAATAATCGATCAAAATAGTTTAGTTTCTGCTCAATCCGATTCCAGCAGCACTTTACTACAAGTTTTTATTCGCGGTAACCCCTTTCGAGGTACAGCAGGTTTAACTAAAGTCGCTCAAGAATTTTATCAACAACTGTTGCGCTCAGGAAAAATTGAAGGATTAATAATTTATGGTAGCCCTTATGTAAAAGATTGGTTTGTGGCTCAATTAACTACAGAATTACCTTGGGTATTTAGCTATGGACAAATGGATTTGGCTCAAGGAATGGCTTTAAAAGTTTTATTTGGGTTATCTGCCACGGAAACCTCTAGTTCAAAGAATCAATCTAATTTTGGTTTTTAA
- a CDS encoding ribosome-binding factor A: protein MANNRRVSRISSLIKREVSQMLLNGIKDDRVGAGMVSITDVNVSGDLQHAKIFVSIYGTEEAKAETMEGLKSSTAFVRKELGHRIRLRRTPEVIFLEDHSLERGDRILNLINQISSDREPSNSITDDLNEDIN, encoded by the coding sequence ATGGCTAATAACCGTCGCGTTTCTCGCATTTCTTCTTTAATCAAACGAGAAGTTAGCCAAATGTTACTGAATGGGATTAAAGATGATCGTGTTGGTGCGGGAATGGTTAGCATTACTGATGTTAATGTTTCTGGCGATCTACAACACGCAAAAATTTTTGTTAGTATCTATGGTACTGAAGAAGCAAAAGCCGAAACCATGGAAGGATTAAAATCTTCTACTGCTTTTGTAAGAAAAGAGTTAGGTCATCGAATTCGGCTACGTCGAACTCCTGAAGTTATCTTTCTCGAAGATCATTCTTTAGAAAGGGGCGATCGCATTTTGAACCTAATCAATCAAATTAGTAGCGATCGCGAGCCATCAAATTCAATCACAGACGATCTAAATGAGGACATTAATTAA
- a CDS encoding ABC-2 type transporter translates to MIPQESDVMPKGWVRRKQRTSSDLFGVIISSLKKTLVIAEIEVRKLRHDPTDLILRAVQPALWLLIFGQVFTRVRAIPTGNLHYLDFLAPGILAQSILFVAIFSAMTIIWERDLGIVHKFLASPTPRVALVLGKALSAGVRSLVQVAIVYLITWLLGVHLNFNLTALLSVLLIVLLGAGCFSLFSLMVACLVKTRERFMGIGQLMTMPLFFASNAIYPIALMPNWLQTLSHLNPLTYQVDALRGLMIVGGTNTYSLAIDFAVLLFSATILTIICTRLYPRIAM, encoded by the coding sequence ATGATACCTCAAGAGTCCGACGTAATGCCCAAAGGTTGGGTTAGGAGAAAACAGCGCACTTCAAGTGATCTGTTCGGCGTGATTATAAGTTCGCTTAAAAAAACTTTGGTAATTGCCGAAATAGAAGTTCGCAAACTGCGTCATGACCCCACTGATTTAATATTACGAGCAGTTCAACCTGCCTTATGGTTGTTAATCTTTGGTCAGGTATTTACACGAGTCAGAGCTATTCCTACAGGTAATTTACATTATCTAGATTTTTTAGCTCCTGGCATTCTTGCTCAAAGCATTTTATTCGTGGCAATTTTTAGTGCAATGACTATTATTTGGGAGCGAGATCTGGGAATCGTTCACAAATTTCTTGCCAGTCCAACTCCGCGTGTCGCATTGGTGTTGGGAAAAGCTTTATCTGCTGGCGTTCGTAGTTTGGTACAGGTCGCGATCGTTTACTTAATTACCTGGTTGCTTGGTGTACATTTGAATTTCAATTTAACCGCTTTATTAAGTGTTTTGCTCATTGTTTTGTTAGGGGCAGGATGCTTTTCGCTCTTTTCTTTGATGGTTGCCTGTTTAGTCAAAACACGAGAACGCTTTATGGGAATCGGTCAATTGATGACAATGCCGTTGTTTTTTGCCAGCAACGCTATTTATCCGATCGCACTAATGCCCAATTGGTTACAAACCCTCTCTCATTTAAATCCTCTCACCTACCAAGTCGATGCCCTGCGTGGCTTAATGATAGTTGGTGGAACTAATACTTACAGTTTGGCAATTGATTTCGCTGTTTTATTATTTTCAGCAACAATTTTGACTATCATTTGCACCAGACTCTATCCTAGAATTGCCATGTAA
- a CDS encoding hypothetical protein (protein of unknown function DUF751) codes for MKDFFENIARYPRFILGLILGIFLAFLDQFRPLLKNPLTATALMGLAVGTFAFFYFTLRAMLGLNPV; via the coding sequence ATGAAAGATTTCTTTGAAAATATTGCGCGCTATCCTCGCTTTATCTTAGGTTTAATTCTGGGGATTTTTCTTGCTTTTTTAGATCAATTTAGACCCTTACTCAAAAATCCGCTCACGGCTACTGCACTGATGGGTTTGGCAGTAGGGACATTTGCCTTCTTTTATTTTACTCTACGAGCAATGCTCGGTTTAAATCCAGTTTAA